GCTTCCATATATTCAAAAATTTTCAGGTAAAACTGTAGTAATCAAATATGGCGGCAGTGCCATGGAAGATGAAAAGCTAAAGGAATCCGTTATTACCGATATTGTTTTATTGAAATATGTAGGCATAAACCCTGTAATTGTTCATGGCGGCGGTATTGAGATCACCGAATGGCTTAAAAAAGTAGGAATTGAAAGCAAATTTATTGACGGCCAGCGGGTCACTACCAAAGAATCCATGGAAGTCATAGAAATGGTACTGTCCGGCAAGATTAACAAATCTATTGTCAATTTAATAAACAGCGCCGGAGGCAAGGCAGTGGGCCTTTGCGGCAAAGATGCACAGCTCATTGAGGCTAAAAAATATACAGAACAGGATCTGGGTCTTGTCGGTGAAATAACTAATATAAATGCGGACATTATCAAAATTCTGGAGGAAAGCGGACACATACCAGTTATATCCTCAATAGGATTTGATAAACAAGGGAACAGTTACAACATCAATGCCGATTATGCCGCTACCGATATCGCTATCGCTCTGCAAGCCGAAAAACTGATAGTATTATCTAATGTTGATGGCATTCTGGATAAGGATAAAAACCTGATAAAACAATTAACTCAGGTTGAAATCAAACAAAAAATAAAAGATACAACAATCAGCGGCGGAATGATCCC
The nucleotide sequence above comes from Candidatus Margulisiibacteriota bacterium. Encoded proteins:
- the argB gene encoding acetylglutamate kinase; translation: MINKYIEKAKVLLEALPYIQKFSGKTVVIKYGGSAMEDEKLKESVITDIVLLKYVGINPVIVHGGGIEITEWLKKVGIESKFIDGQRVTTKESMEVIEMVLSGKINKSIVNLINSAGGKAVGLCGKDAQLIEAKKYTEQDLGLVGEITNINADIIKILEESGHIPVISSIGFDKQGNSYNINADYAATDIAIALQAEKLIVLSNVDGILDKDKNLIKQLTQVEIKQKIKDTTISGGMIPKVNSLLKAIENGVHNVHIISGVIEHSILLELFTDYGIGTMIKS